A stretch of the uncultured Desulfobacter sp. genome encodes the following:
- a CDS encoding DUF2117 domain-containing protein, which translates to MIGLLFHGPEVFDSGWAQRVIKVLEPLDSVRCVLAGTMGRTAVFDSGLEDIEFWEQMPGACLQELSQATDMVIIVNYGKSVESGLVFGGMVVDRAKVNTPVVQVECAGPFWVEWQSGCPSFIIDILTGIGLSQKEKIEIKSSVWSENGRIYRRMTTAEPGDFVLVNGIMVGRALGSEVVMACQNGHLCDIKGVDVKAHGIEKLDRLGGVDLKSAKLASTPTIRRTCFSRRTVKSNGSGMVFIDHTGMHVYQLANEANGVVTVGDDTTVVAGDILSRFDIPVIGIVDGDEDVVLKNGSFASGSVRLTVHKDDEFGLKVQNAVFGGKKQSEISFTDALNQILSLAGNDLVDTEYF; encoded by the coding sequence ATGATCGGGCTGCTTTTCCATGGACCTGAAGTGTTTGATTCCGGATGGGCCCAAAGGGTGATCAAGGTCCTTGAACCTCTTGACTCCGTCCGTTGCGTCTTGGCAGGGACCATGGGCCGGACAGCCGTTTTCGACAGCGGTCTTGAAGACATTGAGTTCTGGGAGCAGATGCCGGGCGCATGCCTCCAGGAACTGTCCCAGGCCACGGACATGGTAATCATTGTTAATTACGGTAAGTCGGTTGAATCAGGACTTGTTTTTGGCGGCATGGTGGTTGACCGCGCCAAGGTCAACACCCCGGTGGTTCAGGTGGAGTGTGCGGGACCTTTTTGGGTGGAATGGCAGTCAGGGTGCCCCTCTTTTATTATTGATATCCTGACCGGGATAGGCCTTTCCCAAAAAGAAAAAATTGAGATAAAATCCTCGGTTTGGAGCGAAAACGGCAGAATTTACCGCCGCATGACAACGGCGGAACCAGGCGATTTTGTATTGGTAAACGGGATTATGGTGGGCCGGGCCTTAGGAAGCGAAGTGGTAATGGCTTGTCAAAACGGTCATCTATGTGACATCAAGGGTGTGGATGTCAAGGCCCACGGCATTGAAAAGCTGGATCGGTTAGGCGGCGTTGATCTAAAATCGGCCAAACTGGCTTCAACCCCTACTATCCGTCGTACCTGTTTCTCCCGGCGCACGGTAAAAAGCAACGGCAGCGGTATGGTGTTTATCGATCATACCGGCATGCATGTGTATCAACTTGCCAACGAAGCAAACGGGGTAGTCACCGTAGGCGACGACACCACGGTGGTGGCTGGAGATATTCTATCAAGGTTCGATATTCCGGTCATCGGTATTGTGGACGGGGACGAGGACGTGGTCCTGAAAAACGGTAGCTTCGCATCAGGGTCGGTACGCCTGACCGTACACAAAGACGATGAATTCGGACTCAAGGTGCAGAATGCTGTCTTTGGCGGAAAAAAACAGTCAGAGATAAGCTTTACGGATGCGTTGAACCAAATCCTTTCCCTGGCGGGAAATGATTTGGTGGACACCGAGTATTTTTAA
- a CDS encoding NAD(P)/FAD-dependent oxidoreductase, protein MPQEKTLPIGIILQRDGKTFAVRITPPSGILKAQDLERMAKLARLYEVPQVKLTSGQRIGFYGISKKHVHALCDAMPFRTGGHYVQACPGTIWCKYGQQDAMGFAQMLEEKFGTVPTPAKIKLGISGCTFSCAESRVRDIGFIGTPTGWRMFVGGNSGMKPRIANELAKGLTTQQAFELCREFLDFYCKTARVKQRTSRFVEKVGIQTIKEKLSLNIA, encoded by the coding sequence ATGCCACAAGAAAAAACACTCCCTATAGGTATAATCCTTCAACGGGACGGAAAAACTTTTGCTGTGCGTATCACACCGCCTTCCGGAATCCTTAAAGCCCAAGATCTTGAAAGAATGGCTAAGCTTGCCAGGCTTTATGAGGTACCACAGGTGAAACTGACTTCTGGACAGCGCATTGGATTTTACGGAATCAGCAAGAAACACGTTCACGCCCTTTGCGACGCAATGCCATTTAGAACCGGCGGGCATTATGTCCAGGCATGTCCGGGGACGATATGGTGTAAATATGGGCAACAAGATGCCATGGGATTTGCCCAAATGCTTGAGGAAAAATTTGGAACCGTTCCAACACCGGCCAAAATCAAACTCGGCATTTCAGGTTGCACTTTTAGCTGTGCAGAATCACGCGTTCGGGATATCGGGTTCATCGGAACCCCCACAGGCTGGAGAATGTTTGTGGGTGGTAATTCCGGAATGAAACCCAGAATTGCTAATGAATTGGCAAAAGGCCTGACCACGCAACAGGCCTTCGAGCTTTGTCGGGAATTTCTTGATTTTTATTGTAAGACTGCAAGGGTTAAGCAAAGAACATCCCGTTTTGTTGAAAAGGTGGGTATCCAAACCATCAAAGAAAAATTAAGTCTCAATATAGCTTAA
- the ltrA gene encoding group II intron reverse transcriptase/maturase: MDKVYYSLYDRMLIYRNLEKAFKKVKASKGAAGIDGQTIGDFDKSLQKNLSILVHELRTKLYRPQPVKRVEIPKPGGGIRKLGIPTVRDRVVQQALREILEPIFDPGFHPSSYGYRPGRSCHHAISKAQMFIREYGLKWVVDMDLSKCFDTLDHEIIIRSIKRRVTDGSVLNLVRMFLTSGVMENGNNWQSSTEGSPQGGVISPLIANIYIDAFDQFMKNRGHRIVRYADDILILKRSRKAAENVCDQATRYLEDTLKLTVNQTKTHIIHSFKGVKFLGVIIHTGFTRIQEKKVEEFKDKVRKITGRNSPVNLETVIRDLNPVCRGFANYFRIANCKQVFERLFPWIRRRLRAKQLKLWKKPVRLHRRLRQLGYKGEFKSIKMNSWRNSASPLASYSLPNKYFETLGLFDMRTVQTGISVIVT; encoded by the coding sequence ATGGACAAGGTTTACTACAGTCTGTATGACAGGATGCTGATTTACAGAAATTTGGAAAAAGCATTCAAAAAAGTCAAAGCTTCGAAAGGCGCAGCCGGAATAGATGGGCAGACCATTGGGGATTTTGACAAGTCGTTGCAGAAAAATCTATCCATATTGGTTCACGAACTTAGGACAAAGCTTTACAGGCCGCAGCCGGTAAAACGGGTGGAGATCCCCAAACCTGGTGGCGGAATAAGAAAGCTTGGGATACCAACAGTACGTGATCGTGTTGTACAACAGGCGTTGCGGGAAATTCTTGAACCGATTTTTGATCCAGGCTTTCATCCATCAAGCTATGGATACAGGCCGGGGCGAAGCTGTCATCATGCCATATCAAAAGCGCAGATGTTCATCCGTGAGTACGGATTGAAATGGGTTGTAGATATGGATCTGTCCAAATGTTTTGATACGCTTGATCATGAGATCATTATCAGGTCTATCAAACGACGGGTGACAGACGGCAGTGTCCTGAATCTGGTAAGAATGTTCCTGACAAGCGGTGTGATGGAAAATGGCAACAACTGGCAGTCAAGCACGGAAGGAAGCCCTCAAGGAGGGGTGATAAGCCCCTTGATAGCAAATATTTACATAGACGCCTTTGATCAGTTTATGAAAAATCGTGGACATCGGATCGTTAGATACGCCGATGATATTCTGATTTTAAAACGGTCGAGAAAGGCGGCTGAAAATGTATGTGATCAGGCCACCAGATATCTGGAAGACACCCTGAAATTAACAGTAAATCAAACCAAGACACATATCATCCACAGTTTTAAAGGGGTAAAGTTTCTGGGCGTAATAATCCATACCGGATTCACGCGTATCCAGGAAAAGAAGGTGGAGGAATTTAAAGATAAGGTAAGAAAAATTACCGGTCGTAATTCCCCGGTAAACCTTGAAACTGTGATAAGGGACCTAAACCCAGTGTGCAGAGGATTTGCGAACTATTTCAGGATAGCTAATTGTAAACAGGTGTTTGAAAGGCTGTTTCCTTGGATAAGGCGCCGACTTCGTGCAAAACAGCTCAAGCTATGGAAAAAGCCCGTTCGTTTACACCGCCGACTGAGACAGCTTGGCTACAAAGGTGAGTTCAAAAGCATAAAAATGAACTCCTGGCGAAACTCAGCAAGCCCTTTAGCGAGCTACTCTTTGCCTAATAAATACTTTGAGACATTAGGGTTGTTCGATATGAGGACAGTACAGACAGGAATTTCTGTCATAGTAACATAA